The following coding sequences are from one Thiohalorhabdus sp. Cl-TMA window:
- a CDS encoding cbb3-type cytochrome oxidase subunit 3 gives MTELFAWFSDALTDMQKAGQIATVIFFAVFTAILVYVFTGKKRKKRFDSYRYIPLDDDEQKGSGKDETGEGERKGSAEDGQQ, from the coding sequence ATGACCGAATTATTCGCCTGGTTCTCCGATGCCCTGACGGACATGCAGAAGGCCGGTCAGATCGCCACGGTGATCTTCTTCGCGGTCTTCACCGCGATCCTGGTCTACGTGTTCACCGGAAAGAAACGGAAGAAGCGTTTCGACAGTTACCGGTACATCCCCTTGGATGACGACGAGCAAAAGGGGTCGGGCAAAGACGAAACCGGCGAAGGTGAGCGCAAGGGGAGTGCCGAAGATGGCCAGCAATGA